The proteins below are encoded in one region of Aeromonas jandaei:
- a CDS encoding phosphoethanolamine transferase, with product MRITLGVMKVNLLLVLFFALVLNWPFFLRFYSVISGLEHVRAGFVISVPLVLLAALNAVFIPFTFRWLLKPFFSLLILTGSIVSYAMLKYGVIFDASMIQNIVETNNSEATSYLNVPVVLWFLLTGVLPMLVLWSLKVRYPANWYKGLAIRAGTLVLSLLFVGGVAALYYQDYVSIGRNHRILGKQIVPANYVNGIYKYARDVVFATPIPYQPLGTDAKVIAKGDKPTLMFLVVGETARSKNYSLNGYGKPTNSFTDKEEGIVSFRDVRSCGTATAVSVPCMFSNLTRRGYDEQQANAQDGLLDVLLHAGISVLWKDNDAGCKGVCRNVPTIDIAPKDYPAFCKDGSCYDEVLLEGLDQQIARMKGNKLVVFHLMGSHGPTYYRRYPATDRVFVPDCPRSDIENCSDEELVNTYDNTIRYTDKVVAQLIDKLKALESQYNTGLLYLSDHGESLGAMGLYLHGTPYKFAPDDQTKVPLLTWLSPQMVADRQLDMSCLAGEASSKRFSHDNLFHSMLGIMDVQTKVYDGELDLFKACRSQS from the coding sequence ATGCGCATCACGCTCGGTGTGATGAAGGTGAATTTGTTGCTGGTGCTCTTTTTCGCACTGGTGCTGAACTGGCCTTTCTTTCTTCGTTTTTATTCTGTTATCAGTGGTCTGGAACATGTCCGGGCCGGTTTCGTTATCTCGGTTCCTCTGGTGCTGCTTGCCGCACTCAACGCTGTCTTTATCCCCTTTACCTTCCGCTGGTTGCTCAAACCCTTCTTTTCGCTGTTGATCCTGACGGGCTCCATCGTCAGTTACGCCATGCTCAAGTACGGCGTCATCTTCGATGCCAGCATGATCCAGAACATAGTGGAGACCAACAACAGCGAGGCGACCTCCTACCTGAATGTGCCGGTCGTGCTCTGGTTCCTGCTGACCGGCGTGTTGCCCATGCTGGTGCTCTGGTCGCTGAAGGTGCGCTATCCGGCCAACTGGTACAAGGGGCTGGCCATCAGGGCTGGCACACTGGTCCTCTCGCTGTTGTTCGTGGGAGGCGTGGCGGCTCTTTACTATCAGGATTACGTCTCGATCGGCCGCAATCACCGGATCCTGGGCAAGCAGATAGTGCCGGCCAACTATGTCAACGGCATCTACAAATATGCCCGCGACGTGGTATTTGCCACCCCCATTCCTTATCAACCGTTGGGGACTGATGCCAAAGTCATCGCCAAAGGGGATAAACCGACCCTGATGTTTCTGGTGGTGGGGGAGACGGCGCGCAGCAAAAACTACTCCCTCAACGGTTATGGCAAACCGACCAACAGCTTTACCGACAAAGAGGAAGGGATCGTCTCGTTTCGGGATGTGCGCTCCTGCGGCACCGCCACCGCGGTTTCGGTGCCCTGCATGTTCTCCAACCTGACTCGCCGTGGCTATGACGAGCAGCAGGCGAACGCTCAGGATGGCTTGCTCGATGTGCTGCTGCATGCCGGTATCTCGGTGCTCTGGAAGGACAACGATGCCGGTTGCAAGGGGGTATGCCGCAATGTGCCGACCATCGATATAGCGCCAAAGGATTATCCGGCGTTCTGCAAGGATGGTTCCTGTTATGACGAGGTACTGCTGGAGGGGCTGGATCAGCAGATCGCCCGAATGAAGGGCAACAAGCTGGTGGTTTTTCACCTGATGGGGAGTCATGGCCCGACCTACTATCGCCGCTATCCTGCCACTGATCGGGTATTCGTGCCCGACTGTCCGCGCAGCGACATTGAAAACTGCAGCGACGAGGAGCTGGTCAACACCTATGACAACACTATCCGCTATACCGACAAGGTGGTGGCGCAGCTTATCGACAAGCTCAAGGCTCTGGAGAGCCAGTACAACACCGGCCTGCTCTACCTCTCGGATCACGGTGAGTCGCTAGGAGCCATGGGGCTCTATCTGCACGGCACACCCTACAAGTTCGCGCCGGACGATCAGACCAAAGTCCCCCTGCTGACCTGGCTCTCTCCGCAAATGGTGGCCGACCGTCAGCTGGATATGAGCTGCCTGGCCGGGGAGGCGAGCAGCAAGCGCTTCTCCCACGACAACCTGTTCCACTCGATGCTGGGGATCATGGATGTGCAGACCAAGGTCTACGACGGGGAGCTTGATCTGTTCAAAGCCTGCAGAAGTCAGTCATGA
- the nagC gene encoding DNA-binding transcriptional regulator NagC codes for MTGGQIANVDLIKQVNSAAVYRLIDLQGPISRVKIAELSQLAPASVTKITRQLIEHGLIKETSPQASTGGRRAISLTTIKHRFQFVSAKLGRGYLQLSLYDLDGKELDQHVIQVTEIDQQPVVDMLLREIGAFIDANAERSRNLISIALTMPGLVNPESGMVIYTPKYQIRNLGLAKLLENHFNLPCYVGNDTRSLALAEHFFGESRDCMDSILVSVHQGTGSGIITKGQVFLGQNRNVGEIGHIQVEPLGKRCHCGNFGCLETIASNEAIIDKVKELISRGHQSSLQEKHITIQEVCKAALAGDELARSVIENVGEHLGRAVAITVNLFNPQKVLIAGEITAAEEILFPAIRRCVEHQSLPSFHRGLPIVKARFQNQPTYGGFALVKRALLEGDLLQIIMEQK; via the coding sequence ATGACTGGCGGACAAATAGCAAACGTAGATCTTATCAAGCAGGTCAACAGTGCAGCCGTATATCGGCTCATCGACCTGCAAGGCCCCATCTCGCGGGTCAAAATTGCCGAGTTGAGTCAGCTGGCTCCGGCCAGCGTGACCAAAATAACCCGGCAACTGATCGAGCATGGCCTGATCAAGGAGACCTCTCCGCAAGCCTCCACCGGCGGGCGGCGAGCCATCTCGCTGACCACCATCAAGCATCGCTTTCAGTTTGTCTCCGCCAAGCTGGGCCGTGGCTACCTGCAGCTGAGTCTCTATGATCTCGACGGCAAGGAGCTCGACCAGCACGTCATTCAGGTGACCGAGATCGACCAGCAGCCCGTGGTCGACATGCTGCTGCGGGAAATTGGCGCCTTCATCGACGCCAACGCCGAGCGCAGCCGCAATCTCATCAGCATCGCCCTCACCATGCCGGGTCTGGTCAATCCGGAATCCGGCATGGTCATCTATACCCCCAAGTACCAGATCCGCAATCTGGGACTGGCCAAGCTGCTTGAAAACCACTTTAACCTCCCCTGCTACGTGGGCAACGACACCCGCTCGCTGGCGCTGGCCGAACACTTCTTCGGCGAGTCCCGCGACTGCATGGACTCGATTCTGGTGAGCGTCCACCAGGGCACAGGCTCCGGGATCATCACCAAGGGTCAGGTGTTCCTCGGCCAGAACCGCAACGTCGGCGAGATCGGCCATATCCAGGTCGAGCCGCTCGGCAAGCGCTGCCACTGCGGCAACTTTGGCTGCCTCGAGACCATCGCCTCCAACGAAGCGATCATCGACAAGGTGAAGGAGCTTATCAGCCGCGGCCACCAGAGCTCGCTGCAGGAGAAGCACATCACCATTCAGGAGGTGTGCAAGGCGGCACTGGCGGGGGACGAACTGGCTCGCAGCGTCATCGAGAACGTCGGTGAGCATCTGGGACGGGCGGTAGCCATCACGGTCAACCTGTTCAACCCGCAAAAGGTGCTGATCGCCGGCGAAATCACCGCAGCCGAAGAGATCCTCTTCCCGGCTATCCGCCGCTGCGTAGAGCACCAGTCCCTGCCGAGCTTCCACCGTGGTCTGCCCATCGTGAAAGCACGCTTCCAAAACCAACCAACCTATGGCGGCTTTGCGCTGGTTAAACGTGCCCTGCTGGAGGGAGATCTGCTACAGATCATCATGGAGCAGAAGTAA
- the nagA gene encoding N-acetylglucosamine-6-phosphate deacetylase — MYALTNCTLYTGSCVLTGYGVLIEGDKIVAISREAELPAGIEQIDLKGANLTAGFIDVQLNGCGGVMFNTDITTETLATMQAANLKSGTTSFLPTLITSPDADMKQAVAVTRDYMAAHPNEVLGVHLEGPYTNLKRKGIHPAAQIRQPADEMIDFFCANADAIAKITLAPERNDSAHVRRLVDAGILVSAGHTAASYDQAMAGFDNGIRFATHLYNAMTPTLNGREPGVVGAIYDRKDVYAGVIVDGHHVHWANVRLAHKILGERLVLVTDATAAAGAPEGFEKFDFCGTTVFLRDGQCIDENGTLGGSSLTMIEGVENLVKQVGLPLDEALRMASLYPARAIGWDSRLGSIQVGKVANLTVFDQDFTVAWTVVNGHYTQQ; from the coding sequence ATGTACGCATTGACCAACTGCACTCTCTATACCGGCAGCTGCGTGCTGACCGGTTACGGGGTGCTTATCGAGGGCGACAAGATTGTCGCCATCTCCCGCGAGGCCGAGCTGCCTGCGGGTATCGAGCAGATTGACCTCAAAGGCGCCAATCTGACCGCCGGTTTCATCGACGTGCAGCTCAACGGCTGTGGTGGCGTGATGTTCAATACCGACATCACCACCGAGACCCTGGCCACCATGCAGGCGGCCAACCTGAAATCCGGTACCACCAGCTTCCTGCCGACCCTGATCACCAGTCCGGATGCGGACATGAAGCAGGCCGTCGCCGTCACCCGTGACTACATGGCCGCCCACCCCAACGAGGTGCTGGGTGTCCATCTGGAAGGTCCCTACACCAACCTCAAGCGCAAGGGTATTCACCCTGCCGCGCAAATCCGCCAGCCAGCAGACGAGATGATCGACTTCTTCTGCGCCAACGCGGACGCCATTGCCAAGATCACCCTGGCACCGGAGCGCAACGATTCGGCCCATGTTCGCCGTCTGGTGGATGCGGGGATCCTGGTCTCTGCCGGCCATACTGCAGCCAGTTACGATCAGGCTATGGCTGGTTTTGACAACGGCATTCGTTTTGCCACCCACCTCTACAACGCCATGACCCCGACCCTCAACGGTCGCGAGCCGGGTGTAGTGGGCGCCATTTATGATCGCAAGGATGTCTACGCCGGTGTCATCGTCGATGGCCACCATGTGCACTGGGCCAACGTGCGTCTGGCACACAAAATCCTTGGTGAGCGACTGGTACTGGTCACCGATGCCACTGCTGCGGCAGGGGCGCCGGAAGGGTTTGAGAAATTTGATTTTTGTGGCACCACCGTCTTTTTGCGCGATGGTCAGTGCATTGACGAGAATGGTACACTCGGCGGTTCCTCCCTCACCATGATTGAAGGGGTGGAGAATCTGGTCAAGCAGGTCGGATTACCGCTCGATGAAGCACTGAGAATGGCCAGCCTCTATCCCGCGCGCGCCATTGGATGGGACTCACGTCTCGGTAGTATCCAGGTCGGTAAAGTAGCCAACCTCACTGTCTTCGATCAGGACTTCACGGTCGCGTGGACCGTGGTTAACGGACACTACACACAACAGTGA
- the nagB gene encoding glucosamine-6-phosphate deaminase: MRLIPLKSASQVGLWSARYIVDRINAFKPTADRPFVLGLPTGGTPLNTYKRLIELHKAGEVSFQNVVTFNMDEYVGLPEDHPESYHSFMHNNFFSHIDIRPENINILNGNAEDLVAECKRYEDKIKSYGKIHLFMGGVGNDGHIAFNEPASSLSSRTRVKTLTEDTRIANSRFFGGDMEQVPKLALTVGVGTLMDAEEIMILVTGHGKALALQAAVEGSVNHMWTISTLQLHPKGMMVCDEPSTMELKVKTVRYFQQLEAANIGRL, from the coding sequence ATGCGCCTGATCCCGTTGAAGTCCGCCAGCCAAGTAGGCCTGTGGTCTGCCCGTTACATCGTTGACCGTATCAATGCCTTCAAGCCGACAGCAGACCGCCCCTTCGTACTGGGCCTGCCCACCGGTGGCACTCCGCTCAATACCTACAAGCGTCTGATCGAGTTACACAAGGCTGGCGAAGTGAGCTTCCAGAACGTGGTCACCTTCAACATGGATGAGTACGTAGGCCTGCCGGAAGATCACCCGGAGAGCTACCACAGCTTCATGCACAACAACTTCTTCAGCCACATCGACATTCGTCCCGAGAACATCAACATTCTCAACGGCAATGCCGAAGATCTGGTGGCCGAGTGCAAGCGCTACGAAGACAAGATCAAGTCCTACGGCAAGATCCACCTGTTCATGGGCGGCGTCGGCAATGACGGCCACATCGCGTTCAACGAGCCGGCCTCTTCCCTCTCCTCCCGTACCCGGGTCAAGACCCTGACCGAGGATACCCGCATCGCCAACTCCCGCTTCTTCGGTGGCGATATGGAGCAGGTACCCAAGCTGGCGCTGACCGTGGGTGTCGGCACCCTGATGGATGCGGAAGAGATCATGATCCTGGTGACCGGCCACGGCAAGGCACTGGCTCTGCAGGCCGCCGTGGAAGGCAGCGTCAACCACATGTGGACCATCTCCACCCTGCAACTGCATCCGAAGGGAATGATGGTGTGTGACGAGCCCTCCACCATGGAGCTCAAGGTCAAGACCGTTCGCTACTTCCAGCAGCTGGAAGCCGCCAACATCGGCCGTCTGTAA
- the nagE gene encoding N-acetylglucosamine-specific PTS transporter subunit IIBC, whose product MNILGYLQKIGRALMVPVAVLPAAAILMGVGYWIDPNGWGGESALAAFLIKAGAAIIDNMSVLFAVGVAYGMSKDKDGSAALAGLVGFLVVTTLLSPGAVAQIKSIPVEQVPAAFAKISNQFVGILCGVIAAELYNRFSSVELHKALSFFSGRRLVPIVTSVVMIVVSFILMAVWPAIYGGLVSFGESIVSLGSTGAGIYAFFNRLLIPIGLHHALNSVFWFNVAGINDIPNFLGGQATIDAALAAGKSLDQVKGVVGMYQAGFFPIMMFGLPGAALAIYHSAKKENKEKVASIMIAAAFASFFTGVTEPLEFSFMFVAPVLYVIHAVLTGISVFIAASMHWMAGFGFSAGLVDMVLSSRNPLATNWYMLIPQGLVFFGLYYTVFRVVIAKLNLKTPGREDDEAAAPAVAQSTNRTELAKQYLEVLGGQDNLVTIDACITRLRLTLKDRSIVDERKLKALGAAGVVKLGEQNLQVILGPLAEIIAGEMKALR is encoded by the coding sequence GTGAACATTCTCGGTTATTTGCAAAAGATCGGCCGTGCCCTGATGGTGCCGGTAGCGGTATTGCCTGCCGCCGCGATCCTGATGGGGGTTGGCTACTGGATTGACCCGAATGGTTGGGGTGGTGAGAGCGCGTTGGCTGCCTTCCTGATTAAAGCGGGCGCAGCCATTATCGATAACATGTCCGTACTGTTCGCAGTCGGTGTTGCTTACGGTATGTCCAAGGATAAAGACGGTTCTGCTGCTCTGGCAGGTCTGGTCGGCTTCCTGGTCGTTACCACCCTGCTGAGCCCGGGCGCTGTGGCCCAGATCAAGAGCATCCCGGTGGAGCAGGTTCCTGCCGCGTTTGCCAAGATCAGCAACCAGTTCGTGGGTATCCTGTGTGGTGTTATCGCTGCTGAGCTCTACAACCGCTTCAGCAGCGTCGAGCTGCACAAGGCTCTCTCCTTCTTCTCCGGTCGTCGTCTGGTACCGATCGTAACCTCCGTCGTGATGATCGTCGTATCTTTCATCCTGATGGCAGTATGGCCGGCAATCTACGGTGGTCTGGTCTCCTTCGGTGAGTCCATTGTGAGCCTGGGCTCCACCGGCGCCGGTATCTACGCCTTCTTCAACCGTCTGCTGATCCCGATTGGTCTGCACCACGCCCTGAACTCCGTGTTCTGGTTCAACGTGGCCGGTATCAACGATATCCCGAACTTCCTGGGTGGTCAGGCTACCATCGATGCCGCTCTGGCCGCTGGCAAGAGCCTGGATCAGGTGAAAGGCGTGGTCGGTATGTACCAGGCTGGTTTCTTCCCCATCATGATGTTCGGTCTGCCGGGTGCCGCTCTGGCCATCTACCACTCCGCCAAGAAAGAGAACAAAGAGAAAGTTGCGTCCATCATGATCGCTGCTGCCTTTGCCTCCTTCTTCACTGGTGTAACTGAGCCGCTCGAATTCTCCTTCATGTTCGTAGCTCCGGTACTGTATGTCATCCACGCCGTGCTGACCGGTATCTCCGTGTTCATCGCTGCCTCCATGCACTGGATGGCTGGTTTCGGTTTCAGTGCCGGTCTGGTGGATATGGTGCTCTCCAGCCGCAACCCGCTGGCAACCAACTGGTACATGCTGATCCCTCAGGGTCTGGTCTTCTTCGGCCTCTACTACACAGTGTTCCGCGTAGTCATTGCCAAGCTGAACCTGAAAACCCCGGGTCGTGAAGATGATGAAGCTGCTGCTCCGGCTGTTGCCCAGTCCACCAACCGTACCGAACTGGCCAAGCAGTATCTGGAAGTGCTGGGTGGTCAGGACAACCTGGTTACAATCGATGCCTGCATCACTCGTCTGCGTCTGACCCTGAAAGACCGCAGCATCGTCGATGAGCGCAAGCTGAAAGCCCTGGGTGCGGCCGGTGTGGTCAAGCTCGGCGAGCAGAACCTGCAGGTGATTCTGGGCCCATTGGCCGAAATCATCGCCGGTGAGATGAAAGCCCTGCGTTAA
- a CDS encoding beta-N-acetylhexosaminidase, with protein MNLKHSLLAIAMSTVFVSQVQAADAAKQAVVDSLANNLVVKYEVVTNDGAGAGLDCQALGSEWASCGVAKLHLTNTGADVTSKDWSIYVSSIRRIQRVDNDQFTITHLTGDLYRLTPTEKFQGFAKDATVEVPLVVEYWVLFESDIMPNWYVASEGAEPKVLASMSNIDDATTYEKPMPADGWKRIKDDKNILMNSETRFAANQTSTLLPAGKVDNQILPTPMKQVVKAGPQVDFSTIKLNALDLPSDRAEALKAQLTKLGVTLSDTGYPVTIKLGSKLKQAEGYDMTIGKKGTVIQGHDIEGAYWGAQSLISLLGVNDKLVSQMTVEDAPRFEYRGMQTDVARHFRSLETMKKLVDQMSAMKLNVLHLGLTNDEGWRLEIPGLPELTQVGSQRCHDLSETKCLLPQLGSGPTSDNQGSGFYSKSDYIDLVRYARARGVTVIPEINMPAHARAAVVSMEARYKRLMAEGKEAEANQFRLTDPADTSNVTSVQFYDKMSFINPCQPGAATFVAKVMDEVAQMHQAAGQPLTAWHYGGDEAKNIMQGGGYQDPAVTKKEELVAWKGNVDSSKQDKPFGKSPMCQKMIDDGKIKDVAELPVYFAKEVGEMVKGHGFSTLQAWEDGLKYANSAKDFATDNTRVNFWETLYWGGFNEAMKWAHKGYEVVLSNPDYLYFDFPNEVHPAERGYYWATRFNDTRKVFAFAPENLPQNAETSVDRDGNAFVAKGDQDPVKFKGISGQQWSETVRTDAQYEYMVYPRIFSMAERAWHKGGFELNYVKGREFSGETKHVNKATLNKEWNQFANVLGQRVLPKLDQAGVEYRLSVPGAKVVNGVLEANVDLPGLPIQYSLDGKTWSAYDAAAKPAVDGKVYLRTTSFDGKRTSRVTELN; from the coding sequence ATGAACTTGAAACATTCTCTGTTAGCCATTGCCATGTCTACCGTTTTCGTCAGCCAGGTCCAGGCAGCCGATGCCGCCAAGCAAGCCGTGGTCGACTCCCTCGCCAACAACCTGGTGGTCAAGTATGAAGTGGTCACCAACGATGGCGCCGGTGCCGGTCTCGATTGCCAGGCGCTGGGCTCCGAGTGGGCGAGCTGTGGCGTTGCCAAGCTGCACCTGACCAACACCGGTGCTGACGTCACCTCCAAGGACTGGAGCATCTATGTCTCCTCCATCCGCCGCATCCAGCGTGTGGACAACGACCAGTTCACCATCACTCACCTGACCGGCGACCTCTATCGTTTGACGCCAACCGAGAAGTTCCAGGGGTTCGCCAAGGATGCCACCGTCGAAGTACCGCTGGTGGTCGAATATTGGGTACTGTTCGAATCTGACATCATGCCGAACTGGTATGTCGCCAGCGAAGGTGCCGAGCCGAAAGTGCTGGCCAGCATGAGCAACATCGACGATGCCACCACCTACGAGAAGCCGATGCCGGCTGATGGCTGGAAGCGCATCAAGGATGACAAGAACATCCTGATGAACAGCGAGACCCGTTTTGCTGCCAACCAGACCAGCACCCTGCTGCCGGCTGGCAAGGTCGATAACCAGATCCTGCCGACCCCGATGAAGCAGGTGGTCAAGGCTGGCCCGCAGGTTGACTTCTCCACCATCAAACTCAATGCCCTGGATCTGCCGAGCGATCGCGCCGAAGCCCTGAAAGCACAACTGACCAAGCTGGGTGTTACCCTCTCCGACACCGGCTACCCGGTCACCATCAAGCTGGGCAGCAAGCTCAAGCAGGCCGAAGGTTATGACATGACCATCGGCAAGAAAGGCACTGTTATCCAGGGTCACGACATTGAAGGCGCCTACTGGGGTGCTCAGTCCCTGATCTCCCTCCTGGGGGTCAATGACAAGCTGGTTAGCCAGATGACCGTTGAAGATGCGCCGCGCTTTGAATACCGCGGTATGCAGACCGACGTGGCTCGTCACTTCCGCAGCCTGGAGACCATGAAGAAGCTGGTTGACCAGATGTCTGCCATGAAGCTCAACGTGCTGCACCTGGGCCTGACCAACGATGAAGGCTGGCGTCTCGAGATCCCGGGCCTGCCGGAACTGACTCAGGTCGGTAGCCAGCGTTGCCACGATCTCTCCGAAACCAAGTGCCTGCTGCCGCAACTGGGCTCCGGCCCGACCAGCGACAACCAGGGCTCCGGTTTCTACAGCAAGTCCGACTATATCGACCTGGTGCGTTATGCCAGAGCGCGCGGTGTGACCGTTATCCCCGAGATCAACATGCCGGCGCACGCCCGTGCCGCCGTGGTCTCCATGGAAGCGCGTTACAAGCGTCTGATGGCTGAAGGCAAAGAAGCCGAAGCCAACCAGTTCCGCCTGACTGACCCGGCTGATACCTCCAACGTCACCTCGGTTCAGTTCTACGACAAGATGTCCTTCATCAACCCTTGCCAGCCGGGTGCTGCCACCTTCGTGGCCAAGGTGATGGATGAAGTTGCCCAGATGCATCAGGCCGCCGGCCAGCCGCTGACCGCATGGCACTACGGTGGTGACGAAGCGAAGAACATCATGCAGGGCGGTGGTTATCAGGATCCGGCTGTCACCAAGAAAGAAGAGCTGGTGGCATGGAAAGGCAATGTCGACTCCAGCAAGCAGGACAAGCCGTTTGGCAAGTCCCCGATGTGCCAGAAGATGATCGACGATGGCAAGATCAAGGACGTAGCCGAGCTGCCGGTTTACTTCGCCAAGGAAGTGGGCGAGATGGTCAAGGGCCACGGCTTCTCCACCTTGCAGGCGTGGGAAGATGGTCTGAAGTACGCCAACAGCGCCAAGGACTTCGCCACCGACAACACCCGTGTCAACTTCTGGGAAACCCTCTACTGGGGTGGCTTCAACGAAGCGATGAAGTGGGCGCACAAGGGTTACGAAGTGGTCCTCTCCAACCCGGATTACCTCTACTTCGACTTCCCGAACGAGGTGCACCCGGCTGAGCGTGGCTACTACTGGGCAACCCGTTTCAACGACACCCGCAAGGTGTTCGCCTTCGCCCCGGAAAACCTGCCGCAGAACGCCGAGACCTCGGTTGATCGCGACGGCAACGCCTTCGTGGCCAAGGGTGACCAGGATCCGGTCAAGTTCAAGGGCATTTCCGGTCAGCAGTGGAGTGAAACCGTACGTACCGACGCTCAGTACGAGTACATGGTTTACCCGCGTATCTTCTCCATGGCCGAGCGCGCATGGCACAAGGGTGGCTTCGAGCTGAACTATGTGAAAGGTCGCGAGTTCTCCGGCGAGACCAAGCATGTCAACAAGGCCACTCTGAACAAAGAGTGGAACCAGTTCGCCAACGTGCTGGGTCAGCGTGTCCTGCCGAAACTGGATCAGGCCGGTGTTGAATACCGCCTCTCCGTACCGGGTGCCAAAGTGGTGAACGGTGTGCTGGAAGCGAACGTGGATCTGCCGGGCCTGCCCATCCAGTACAGCCTGGATGGCAAGACCTGGAGTGCCTACGACGCCGCAGCCAAGCCGGCCGTTGATGGCAAGGTCTACCTGCGTACCACCAGCTTCGATGGCAAGCGCACCAGCCGCGTCACCGAGCTGAACTGA
- the glnS gene encoding glutamine--tRNA ligase, protein MSQANSPTNFIRQIIDEDLASGKHSSVHTRFPPEPNGYLHIGHAKSICLNFGIARDYQGQCNLRFDDTNPAKEDIEYVESIKQDVQWLGFQWNGEICYSSDYFDKLHGYAVELIEKGLAYVDELSPEQMREYRGTLTEPGKNSPFRDRSVAENLALFEKMKNGEFAEGSVCLRAKIDMASPFMVMRDPVIYRIKFAHHHQTGDKWCIYPMYDFTHCISDALEGITHSICTLEFQDNRRLYDWVLDNITIDCHPRQYEFSRLNLEYTVMSKRKLNLLVTEKHVDGWDDPRMLTVSGLRRRGYTPASIREFCKRIGVTKQDNIVEMSMLEACIREDLNENAPRAMAVLHPVKVVIENLAADEVLTAPAHPSNAEMGTRELNFTREIFIDEADFKEEANKQFKRLVLGKEVRLRNAYVIKAERIEKDADGKVTCIYCSYDPETLGKDPADGRKVKGVIHWVSATHSLPAEVRLYDRLFKVPNPGAEEDFEAALNPESLVIIEGARVEASLKNAKPEQAYQFEREGYFCADNKLSSPEHLVFNRTVALRDSWGKVEG, encoded by the coding sequence ATGAGTCAGGCGAACAGCCCAACTAACTTTATTCGTCAGATCATTGATGAAGATCTGGCCAGCGGTAAGCACAGCAGCGTGCATACCCGTTTTCCGCCCGAGCCGAACGGTTATCTCCATATCGGCCACGCCAAATCCATCTGCCTGAACTTCGGCATCGCCCGCGACTATCAGGGCCAGTGCAACCTGCGCTTTGACGATACCAACCCGGCGAAGGAAGATATCGAGTACGTTGAGTCCATCAAGCAGGACGTGCAGTGGCTCGGCTTCCAGTGGAACGGCGAGATCTGCTACTCCTCCGACTATTTCGACAAGCTGCACGGCTACGCCGTTGAGCTGATCGAAAAGGGTCTGGCCTATGTGGACGAGCTCTCCCCCGAGCAGATGCGCGAGTACCGCGGCACCCTGACCGAGCCGGGCAAGAACAGCCCGTTCCGTGACCGCAGCGTGGCAGAGAACCTGGCCCTGTTCGAGAAGATGAAGAACGGCGAGTTTGCCGAGGGCTCCGTCTGCCTGCGCGCCAAGATCGACATGGCTTCTCCCTTCATGGTGATGCGCGATCCGGTTATCTATCGCATCAAGTTTGCCCACCACCACCAGACCGGTGACAAGTGGTGCATCTACCCGATGTATGACTTCACTCACTGCATCTCGGACGCCCTGGAAGGGATCACCCACTCCATCTGTACTCTGGAGTTCCAGGATAACCGTCGTCTGTACGACTGGGTACTGGACAACATCACCATCGACTGTCACCCGCGTCAGTACGAGTTCTCTCGTCTGAACCTCGAATACACCGTCATGTCCAAGCGCAAGCTGAACCTGCTGGTGACCGAGAAGCACGTCGATGGCTGGGACGACCCGCGCATGCTGACCGTCTCCGGTCTGCGTCGCCGTGGCTACACTCCGGCTTCCATCCGCGAGTTCTGCAAGCGCATCGGCGTGACCAAGCAGGACAACATCGTCGAGATGAGCATGCTGGAAGCCTGTATCCGTGAAGACCTCAACGAGAATGCGCCGCGCGCCATGGCCGTGCTGCACCCGGTGAAGGTGGTGATCGAGAACCTGGCTGCCGATGAAGTGCTGACCGCCCCGGCTCACCCGAGCAACGCCGAGATGGGTACCCGCGAGCTGAACTTTACCCGCGAGATCTTTATCGACGAAGCGGACTTCAAAGAAGAGGCGAACAAGCAGTTCAAGCGTCTGGTGCTGGGCAAGGAAGTGCGTCTGCGCAATGCCTATGTGATCAAGGCCGAGCGCATCGAGAAGGACGCCGACGGCAAGGTTACCTGCATCTACTGCAGCTACGACCCCGAGACCTTGGGCAAGGATCCGGCCGATGGCCGCAAGGTGAAAGGGGTGATCCACTGGGTCAGCGCTACTCACTCCCTGCCGGCAGAAGTGCGCCTCTATGACCGTCTGTTCAAGGTGCCGAACCCGGGCGCCGAAGAGGACTTCGAAGCAGCCCTGAACCCGGAATCCCTGGTGATCATTGAGGGTGCCCGTGTCGAGGCTTCGCTCAAGAACGCCAAGCCGGAGCAGGCTTACCAGTTCGAGCGCGAAGGCTACTTCTGCGCCGACAACAAGCTCTCCAGCCCGGAGCATCTGGTGTTCAACCGCACCGTTGCCCTGCGCGACTCTTGGGGCAAGGTAGAAGGCTGA